The following are encoded in a window of Kutzneria kofuensis genomic DNA:
- a CDS encoding TRM11 family SAM-dependent methyltransferase yields the protein MPEYAILISPSTNRVYAETAQQMMRSEIGVFGQTILDGRVHELADTTIGGVPYLRMVADDLSDEDISALSNLSSVYALFEVRGELLKPLPFTPLDRFSSDLLTIQKYVGKTNEQFTKLLLNVTAVSTDAPRDFLSRPLRVFDPMCGRGTTLNQASMYGFDAYGVDIDGKDFEAYSHFIRTWLKNKRLKHTAQTVPVRRNREMLGRRLEIGFGVTKELYKAGEVRTIDYVNADTLRAREFFGRDSFDILVTDTPYGVQHGSTREDALSRSPLRLLESAVPVWVQLVRPGGALGLSWNTYVGDRDALAGILRDNGLQVQDSDAYLGFRHRVDQAIVRDLIVARKPAN from the coding sequence ATGCCGGAGTACGCGATCCTCATCTCGCCGTCCACCAACCGGGTCTACGCCGAGACCGCGCAGCAGATGATGCGCAGCGAGATCGGGGTGTTCGGGCAGACCATTCTGGACGGTCGGGTGCACGAGCTGGCCGACACCACCATCGGCGGCGTGCCGTACCTGCGCATGGTGGCCGACGATCTGTCCGATGAGGACATCTCGGCGCTGTCCAACCTGTCCTCGGTGTACGCGCTGTTCGAGGTGCGCGGCGAGCTGTTGAAACCGTTGCCGTTCACCCCGTTGGACCGGTTCTCCAGCGACCTGCTGACCATCCAGAAGTACGTCGGCAAGACCAACGAGCAGTTCACCAAGCTGCTGCTGAACGTCACCGCGGTGTCCACCGACGCGCCCCGGGACTTCCTGAGCCGCCCGCTGCGCGTGTTCGACCCGATGTGCGGCCGCGGGACCACGCTGAACCAGGCCAGCATGTACGGCTTCGACGCGTACGGTGTGGACATCGACGGCAAGGACTTCGAGGCGTACTCGCACTTCATCCGCACGTGGCTGAAGAACAAGCGGCTCAAGCACACCGCGCAGACCGTGCCGGTGCGGCGCAACCGCGAGATGCTCGGCCGCCGGCTGGAGATCGGCTTCGGCGTGACCAAGGAGCTGTACAAGGCCGGCGAGGTCCGCACCATCGACTACGTCAACGCCGACACCCTGCGGGCCCGGGAGTTCTTCGGCCGGGACAGCTTCGACATCCTCGTCACCGACACGCCCTACGGGGTGCAGCACGGCTCGACGCGGGAGGACGCGCTGTCGCGCAGCCCCCTGCGGCTGCTGGAGAGCGCCGTGCCGGTGTGGGTCCAGCTGGTGCGTCCCGGCGGCGCGCTGGGCCTGTCGTGGAACACCTATGTGGGCGATCGGGACGCCCTCGCCGGGATCCTGCGCGACAACGGGCTGCAGGTTCAGGACTCGGACGCCTATCTGGGTTTCCGCCACCGGGTGGACCAGGCGATCGTGCGTGACCTGATCGTGGCGCGCAAGCCCGCGAACTGA
- the larE gene encoding ATP-dependent sacrificial sulfur transferase LarE, whose amino-acid sequence MAELSGYGRTLVALSGGVDSSVVLAAAVRALGSTHVAAITAVSPSLPAAELVAARDFAAGLGVVHHTPRTDELAESGYRENGRSRCYFCKSVLADTAVTLASAYGYDTIATGTNASDVADGFRPGIAAAAERGARTPLADLGLRKDMVREVARHWGLAVWDKPAAACMASRVAYGISITPARLARVERAEIAVRAALPGVRDLRVRDLGDAVRVEVDASLVAQAEASQQVREAIRRAGFDSSPLTVAAFRSGSMNDVFRTGEPPSGH is encoded by the coding sequence ATGGCGGAGCTGTCAGGATACGGCAGGACACTGGTGGCGCTGTCCGGCGGTGTGGACTCCAGCGTGGTGCTCGCCGCCGCCGTCCGCGCGCTCGGGTCCACTCACGTCGCCGCCATCACCGCCGTCTCGCCCTCGCTGCCCGCGGCCGAACTCGTCGCGGCGCGGGACTTCGCCGCCGGCCTGGGCGTGGTTCACCATACCCCGCGTACCGACGAGTTGGCCGAGTCCGGATACCGGGAGAACGGCCGCAGCCGATGCTACTTCTGCAAGAGCGTCCTCGCCGACACCGCCGTGACTCTCGCCTCGGCCTACGGCTACGACACGATCGCGACCGGCACCAACGCCTCCGACGTCGCGGACGGCTTCCGGCCCGGCATCGCCGCCGCCGCCGAGCGCGGCGCCCGCACCCCGCTGGCCGATCTGGGGCTGCGCAAGGACATGGTGCGAGAGGTCGCCCGGCACTGGGGACTGGCCGTGTGGGACAAGCCGGCCGCGGCGTGCATGGCCAGCCGGGTCGCCTACGGCATCAGCATCACTCCCGCCCGCCTCGCCCGCGTCGAACGCGCCGAGATCGCCGTGCGGGCGGCCCTGCCCGGCGTACGCGACCTCCGCGTCCGTGACCTCGGCGACGCGGTGCGTGTCGAGGTCGACGCATCCCTTGTGGCGCAGGCGGAGGCGAGCCAGCAGGTGCGGGAAGCCATACGCCGCGCCGGATTCGACTCGTCGCCGCTCACCGTGGCCGCCTTCCGCTCAGGTTCTATGAACGACGTCTTCCGCACCGGCGAGCCGCCGTCCGGACACTGA
- a CDS encoding carbamoyltransferase C-terminal domain-containing protein, giving the protein MWVLGINWKWHDGAAALVDGDGRIVALAEEERFTGVKHAWDTYPTRAVQHCLAQAGITWRDLDHVAIGWDLPRLIPWQDEQRAELYTALFGPAAAHGPGPELVFVEHHLAHAYSAFHASGFDSAGVLVVDGAGEDEAISIFAADRAGALTLKRHWPRAYSLGAMYDAATRLLGFGALGAGKTMGLAPYGNDSDSTVLAIGDLVEGPGARPGPPFDWPTEMHYNDFCEQWMSAMTDRFGEVTKPAEHLDADPVAVRLAASAQRTVERAVRALHAETVCATGSPAVCLAGGVALNCVANGQLPEPVYIPPFPHDAGVALGAAWSISPPRRPALLDSPYLGAGPRIGGEVDALREAGFDVRELTPARVLDLLMDGGIGAIVEGRAEIGPRALGHRSIVAVPNPAGTRDRVNTLKGREQWRPLAPVTLPGHAPRLWPSQGMRELYMVGTATVGAYGREVMPALVHVDGTTRPQVVSGGKAPILEGVLAAMEEAGVPPVLMNTSFNGPGEPIVDSAADAVRAFTRLGLDFLVLGEHVAAKRGRQL; this is encoded by the coding sequence ATGTGGGTTCTGGGAATCAACTGGAAGTGGCACGACGGCGCGGCGGCGCTGGTCGACGGTGACGGCCGGATCGTCGCCCTCGCCGAGGAGGAGCGGTTCACCGGGGTCAAGCACGCCTGGGACACCTATCCGACGCGGGCCGTGCAGCACTGCCTGGCGCAGGCCGGGATCACCTGGCGGGACCTCGACCACGTCGCGATCGGCTGGGATCTGCCCCGGCTGATCCCGTGGCAGGACGAGCAGCGCGCCGAGTTGTACACGGCGTTGTTCGGGCCGGCGGCCGCGCACGGGCCGGGCCCCGAGCTGGTGTTCGTGGAGCACCATCTGGCCCACGCGTACTCGGCGTTCCACGCCTCCGGCTTCGATTCGGCCGGGGTGCTCGTGGTCGACGGCGCCGGCGAGGACGAGGCGATCTCCATCTTCGCCGCCGACCGTGCCGGCGCCCTGACCCTGAAACGGCACTGGCCGCGGGCGTACTCGCTGGGCGCGATGTACGATGCCGCCACCCGGCTGCTCGGCTTCGGCGCCCTGGGCGCGGGCAAGACGATGGGGCTCGCGCCGTACGGCAACGACAGCGACAGCACGGTTCTCGCGATCGGGGACCTGGTCGAGGGCCCCGGCGCCCGGCCGGGGCCGCCCTTCGACTGGCCGACCGAGATGCATTACAACGACTTCTGCGAGCAGTGGATGTCGGCGATGACCGACCGGTTCGGCGAGGTCACCAAGCCGGCGGAGCACCTCGACGCGGACCCGGTCGCGGTGCGGCTGGCGGCCAGCGCCCAGCGGACCGTCGAACGCGCTGTCCGGGCCCTGCACGCCGAGACGGTGTGCGCCACCGGCAGCCCGGCCGTCTGCCTGGCCGGCGGCGTGGCGCTGAACTGCGTGGCCAACGGCCAGCTGCCGGAACCGGTCTACATCCCGCCGTTCCCGCACGACGCCGGGGTGGCGCTCGGCGCGGCGTGGTCGATCAGCCCGCCCCGGCGGCCGGCGCTGCTGGACTCGCCGTACCTGGGCGCCGGCCCGCGGATCGGCGGCGAGGTCGACGCGTTGCGCGAGGCGGGTTTCGACGTCCGCGAGCTGACCCCGGCCCGGGTTCTCGACCTGCTGATGGACGGCGGGATCGGGGCGATCGTGGAGGGACGGGCCGAGATCGGGCCCCGCGCGCTGGGCCACCGGTCGATCGTGGCCGTGCCGAATCCGGCCGGCACGCGCGACCGGGTCAACACGCTCAAGGGCCGTGAGCAGTGGCGCCCGCTGGCGCCGGTGACGCTGCCCGGTCATGCCCCGCGCCTGTGGCCCAGCCAGGGAATGCGGGAGCTGTACATGGTCGGCACGGCCACGGTCGGCGCGTACGGGCGCGAGGTGATGCCAGCGCTGGTGCACGTGGACGGCACGACCCGGCCGCAGGTCGTGTCCGGCGGCAAGGCGCCGATCCTGGAGGGGGTGCTGGCGGCGATGGAGGAAGCCGGTGTGCCGCCGGTGCTGATGAACACCTCGTTCAACGGGCCGGGCGAGCCGATAGTCGACTCGGCGGCGGACGCGGTCCGCGCCTTCACCCGGCTGGGCCTGGACTTCCTCGTCCTCGGCGAGCACGTGGCGGCCAAGCGCGGCCGCCAGCTGTAG
- a CDS encoding helix-turn-helix transcriptional regulator, whose amino-acid sequence MNVVRILGSDPLFAFGLTELLRTVHEFEVVPGPDDERWAGPADAKPADVVVVSVRGLPDPVDISAVAPVSSVLVVSRSTDPADAQHWFAAGALGYVHSSASLATILNAVRCVAAGRRFPEGDGAQIPCPDTADVLSNRERQVLAQISQGRTHYQVARALGISQHTVDTYVKRARKKLQLGNKAELTRAAMAGQLTPLTLAG is encoded by the coding sequence ATGAACGTCGTGCGTATTCTCGGCTCGGATCCGCTGTTCGCGTTCGGGCTCACCGAGTTGCTGCGGACCGTCCACGAGTTCGAAGTCGTCCCGGGGCCGGACGACGAGCGCTGGGCCGGTCCGGCTGACGCGAAGCCGGCCGACGTCGTCGTGGTGAGCGTCCGCGGCCTTCCCGATCCGGTCGACATCAGCGCGGTCGCGCCGGTGTCGTCGGTGCTCGTGGTGAGCAGGTCGACCGATCCGGCGGACGCGCAGCACTGGTTCGCCGCGGGCGCGCTCGGCTACGTGCACTCCTCGGCTTCGCTGGCCACGATCCTCAACGCGGTGCGTTGCGTCGCCGCCGGCCGCCGGTTCCCCGAGGGAGACGGCGCGCAGATTCCCTGTCCGGACACGGCCGACGTGCTGTCCAACCGCGAACGCCAGGTGCTGGCCCAGATCTCCCAGGGCCGCACCCACTACCAGGTCGCGCGGGCACTGGGGATCAGCCAGCACACCGTGGACACGTACGTGAAGCGGGCGCGCAAGAAGCTCCAGCTGGGCAACAAGGCCGAACTGACCCGGGCCGCGATGGCCGGCCAGTTGACGCCGCTGACCCTCGCCGGCTGA
- a CDS encoding condensation domain-containing protein, with translation MTGTAIPQRDRPIGRELGFLILQTLAPEAGLSNIGWAFECAPDFDARMVERAMEWLLRRHPALRTTFPPDGEGGFVRRTTPRHDVRVELPVVQVDRGRLGSVVERLVARPFDVTRELPLRSALVAEAGAGPAVLVIVVHHIAVDATSAATLLDELDRTYQLLGQGGSPDEEEVTPPEPPAVSVPPASLAYWRDHLAGYDPRDMVLRGHQRVSEPRTFAGHTRVVALDDRVLASLQTLRKQLRATNNILLLGGFYALLMAHGAGPDLTVGTLVTERRDERDRPHVGHKAGMLALRVRAWADISFRDLVLATRQCFFDGMAHADADFDAVLPLIRPADDWRTPVFRQVFTYWPGGISLADADQRLSIGRTVPVQHVLSRYELVFNVMPAGAGLAVKATYSTELFDHDTVDRLLDRYLALVAAAAADPDARVADLLV, from the coding sequence GTGACCGGCACCGCGATTCCCCAGCGGGATAGGCCAATCGGCCGAGAGCTCGGTTTCCTGATCCTGCAGACGCTGGCCCCCGAGGCCGGTCTGAGCAACATCGGCTGGGCCTTCGAATGCGCGCCCGACTTCGACGCCCGCATGGTCGAGCGAGCGATGGAATGGCTGCTGCGCCGGCATCCGGCGCTGCGCACCACGTTCCCCCCGGACGGCGAGGGCGGCTTCGTCCGTCGCACGACGCCGCGCCACGACGTGCGGGTCGAGCTGCCCGTCGTCCAGGTCGATCGGGGACGGCTGGGCAGCGTGGTCGAGCGGCTGGTGGCGCGCCCGTTCGATGTCACCCGCGAGCTGCCGCTGCGATCGGCCCTGGTGGCCGAGGCCGGCGCGGGTCCGGCCGTGCTCGTGATCGTCGTGCATCACATCGCGGTGGACGCCACCTCCGCGGCCACCCTGCTGGACGAGCTGGACCGCACCTACCAGCTGCTGGGCCAGGGCGGCTCGCCGGACGAGGAGGAAGTGACGCCCCCCGAGCCGCCGGCCGTGAGCGTGCCGCCCGCCTCGCTGGCCTACTGGCGTGACCACCTGGCCGGGTACGACCCGCGGGACATGGTTCTGCGCGGTCACCAGCGGGTGTCGGAACCCCGCACCTTCGCCGGGCACACGCGGGTCGTCGCCCTGGACGACCGGGTCCTCGCCAGCCTCCAGACGCTGCGCAAACAGCTGCGCGCCACCAACAACATACTGCTGCTCGGCGGCTTCTACGCGCTGCTCATGGCGCACGGCGCCGGCCCCGACCTCACCGTCGGGACCCTCGTGACCGAACGCCGGGACGAGCGGGACCGGCCCCACGTGGGGCACAAGGCCGGCATGCTGGCGCTGCGGGTCCGGGCCTGGGCCGACATCAGCTTCCGCGACCTGGTCCTGGCGACCCGGCAGTGCTTCTTCGACGGCATGGCGCACGCCGACGCCGACTTCGACGCGGTGCTGCCGCTCATCCGGCCGGCCGACGACTGGCGCACCCCGGTGTTCCGGCAGGTGTTCACCTACTGGCCCGGCGGCATCAGCCTCGCCGACGCGGACCAGCGGCTGAGCATCGGCCGCACGGTGCCGGTCCAGCACGTGCTGAGCCGGTACGAGCTCGTCTTCAACGTCATGCCGGCCGGCGCCGGCCTCGCGGTGAAAGCCACGTACAGCACCGAACTGTTCGACCACGACACGGTCGATCGGCTGCTGGACCGGTACCTGGCGCTGGTCGCCGCGGCCGCGGCCGACCCGGACGCGCGGGTGGCCGACCTGCTGGTCTGA
- a CDS encoding cellulose binding domain-containing protein gives MRRSRGTRFVLGARVLAVTAFAAVVGLLLFQSPAAALDVTSTPSPVTGNATYFSGLGSPYGGCGIPQANLDSQDFVALNVFNTPGNYGMFPRPVPSSQSSILGMFDNGLNCDRYVQVTIGDYCTGTNDGAQSQPFCRNGSWVSDKYNGATLTMVVADSCADSNAWCRDDPYHLDLHQDSLNRFVLNGAPVGSGLADHWNNRHISWQFVPTPNYTGDIQIGFLQGAQTWWGATAISHLPNGIHGVQYFANGGWTNATMDGDMGQAYILSPTTSGGTQFQIRVLDANDTLINNGRVYTFSLPASCGTQCAAAYTQVSYTTGDGGGGTTTTTPPSSTTTTPPTTPPGGCTASESVTSSWPGGFQASVTVTNTGTAPITSWTVNGTFPGSQTVANSWNATVTQSGAQLSARNAGYNGTIPAGGSTSWGMTVNGANQPLTNLTCQT, from the coding sequence ATGCGCAGGTCGCGCGGGACCAGATTCGTGCTCGGCGCCAGGGTGCTGGCGGTGACCGCGTTCGCGGCCGTCGTCGGTCTGCTGCTGTTCCAGTCACCGGCCGCCGCGCTCGACGTCACCAGCACGCCGTCGCCGGTCACCGGCAACGCCACGTACTTCAGCGGCCTCGGCTCGCCGTACGGCGGTTGCGGGATACCGCAGGCCAACCTGGACAGCCAGGACTTCGTGGCGTTGAACGTGTTCAACACGCCCGGCAACTACGGCATGTTCCCCCGCCCGGTGCCGTCGTCGCAGTCCAGCATCCTGGGCATGTTCGACAACGGCCTCAACTGCGACCGGTACGTCCAGGTCACCATCGGCGACTACTGCACCGGCACCAACGACGGCGCGCAGAGCCAACCCTTCTGCCGCAACGGTTCCTGGGTCAGCGACAAGTACAACGGGGCCACGCTGACCATGGTGGTCGCGGACAGCTGCGCCGACTCCAACGCATGGTGTCGGGACGACCCGTACCACCTGGACCTGCACCAGGACTCGCTGAACCGGTTCGTGTTGAACGGCGCCCCGGTGGGCAGCGGGCTGGCCGACCACTGGAACAACCGCCACATCTCCTGGCAGTTCGTGCCGACGCCGAACTACACCGGCGACATCCAGATCGGTTTCCTGCAGGGCGCGCAGACCTGGTGGGGCGCGACCGCGATCTCCCACCTGCCCAACGGCATCCACGGTGTGCAGTACTTCGCCAACGGCGGGTGGACCAACGCCACGATGGACGGCGACATGGGGCAGGCGTACATCCTGTCCCCCACGACCTCCGGGGGCACCCAGTTCCAGATCCGCGTGCTGGACGCGAACGACACCCTGATCAACAACGGCCGGGTGTACACGTTCTCGCTGCCGGCGTCCTGCGGCACGCAGTGCGCCGCGGCCTACACGCAGGTCAGCTACACGACCGGCGACGGTGGCGGTGGCACCACCACGACCACTCCCCCGTCCTCGACCACCACGACGCCGCCCACCACACCGCCCGGCGGGTGCACGGCGAGTGAGTCGGTCACCAGCAGCTGGCCCGGCGGTTTCCAGGCCAGCGTCACCGTCACCAACACCGGGACGGCACCGATCACTTCCTGGACCGTCAACGGCACGTTCCCCGGCAGCCAGACCGTCGCCAACTCGTGGAACGCCACGGTCACCCAGTCCGGCGCGCAACTGAGCGCCCGCAACGCCGGCTACAACGGCACCATCCCGGCCGGCGGCAGCACCAGCTGGGGCATGACCGTCAACGGCGCCAACCAGCCACTGACCAACCTGACGTGCCAGACCTGA
- a CDS encoding amidohydrolase family protein, giving the protein METPGWLESYADEKIRPRLAEFGPSSLNSDMADALAFSTLRKEERWLQEQAEANPFSAMGWAALGAVDPQERRRILDILGFGAQLVLSTYAGGQFLTSTDLELRTAAAIAHNRGVADFCSADRRLLPVGMVPLDDGPSAKAVLDHALSVGCCAIWIAPTRPTGNSPSHPDFDPFWATLAEADTPFLLHVGTGGGQLDPVFNRNGRPLPADFLGGGENMRSKDFMVAHQLPETILSVLVLDGVLDRFPALRGACVEHGASWVPAWMQRLDLAHGFFRKTEETLAKLRLRPSEYVRDRLKFTPMFAERVAPLATAEPGLFMFSTDYPHPEGGRDPLGAFETQLADTPADVQERFYTGNFAELLGSRLPAAEAGA; this is encoded by the coding sequence ATGGAAACTCCGGGTTGGCTGGAAAGCTACGCCGACGAAAAAATCCGCCCCCGCCTCGCGGAATTCGGCCCCTCCTCCCTCAACAGCGACATGGCGGACGCGCTCGCCTTTTCCACCCTGCGCAAAGAGGAGCGCTGGTTGCAGGAACAGGCAGAGGCGAATCCGTTCTCGGCGATGGGATGGGCCGCGCTCGGCGCGGTCGACCCTCAGGAACGCCGCCGAATCCTGGACATCCTCGGCTTCGGCGCCCAGCTGGTGCTGAGCACGTACGCCGGCGGCCAGTTCCTCACCTCCACCGACCTCGAGCTGCGCACCGCCGCGGCGATCGCGCACAACCGGGGCGTGGCGGACTTCTGCTCGGCCGACCGCCGGCTGCTGCCGGTCGGCATGGTTCCGCTGGACGACGGGCCCAGCGCCAAAGCCGTCCTGGACCACGCGCTGTCGGTCGGCTGCTGCGCGATCTGGATCGCGCCCACCCGACCGACCGGCAACTCCCCCAGCCACCCGGACTTCGACCCGTTCTGGGCCACCCTGGCCGAGGCCGACACCCCGTTCCTGCTGCACGTCGGCACCGGCGGCGGCCAGCTCGACCCGGTGTTCAACCGCAACGGCCGGCCGCTGCCGGCCGACTTCCTGGGCGGCGGGGAGAACATGCGCAGCAAGGACTTCATGGTCGCGCACCAGCTGCCGGAGACGATCCTGTCCGTGCTCGTGCTGGACGGCGTTTTGGACCGGTTCCCGGCCCTGCGCGGGGCATGCGTCGAGCACGGCGCGTCGTGGGTGCCGGCCTGGATGCAACGGCTGGACCTGGCGCACGGGTTCTTCCGCAAGACCGAGGAGACCCTGGCCAAGCTGCGCCTGCGGCCGTCGGAGTACGTGCGCGACCGGCTGAAGTTCACGCCGATGTTCGCCGAGCGGGTCGCGCCGCTGGCCACCGCCGAGCCCGGCCTGTTCATGTTCTCCACCGACTACCCGCACCCCGAGGGCGGCCGTGACCCGCTCGGCGCGTTCGAGACCCAGCTGGCCGACACCCCCGCCGACGTGCAGGAACGCTTCTACACCGGCAACTTCGCCGAGCTGCTGGGCTCGCGGCTGCCCGCCGCCGAGGCCGGCGCGTGA
- the larC gene encoding nickel pincer cofactor biosynthesis protein LarC gives MRLLWVDAGNGAAGDMLLAALLDAGARLDVVRDGLRRLAVEPIGLDVRSVRRHGLRATQAIVDAPPGAHHRNLADILAVVDAGGFDEPVRRFAHDTFTRLARAEAKVHGVDVAEVHFHEVGALDAIADVVGCTLALADLDLLGAARRVVSPVAVGSGVVTAAHGPIPVPVPAVLELFTQAGAPLAEHRATMELCTPTGAALLCTLATEWGTVPSCVPVATGTGAGSRDPAGHPNVVRVLVGTAAATADPVTSEMYRIDTTVDDLDPRLWPDVLDELGRAGAADAWCTPVLMRKGRPGHVLSALVPSDRVDLVCELVFEHTTSLGVRISPVRRRSLRRDQVEVTVDGAVVHVKRGLLGGRVVTVQPEYDDVRRVAAATGRPVAELLDEVRHTARDGQRRQSPDR, from the coding sequence GTGAGGCTGCTGTGGGTGGACGCGGGCAACGGCGCCGCCGGGGACATGCTGCTGGCCGCCCTGCTCGACGCCGGAGCGCGGCTGGACGTGGTGCGTGACGGCCTGCGCCGGCTCGCCGTCGAGCCGATCGGCCTGGACGTGCGGAGTGTGCGCCGGCACGGGCTGCGGGCCACCCAGGCGATCGTGGACGCGCCGCCCGGCGCCCACCACCGCAACCTCGCCGACATCCTGGCCGTGGTGGACGCCGGCGGGTTCGACGAACCGGTGCGCCGGTTCGCGCACGACACGTTCACGCGGCTGGCCAGGGCCGAGGCGAAGGTGCACGGCGTCGACGTCGCCGAGGTGCACTTCCACGAGGTCGGCGCGCTGGACGCGATCGCCGACGTGGTCGGCTGCACGCTGGCCCTGGCGGACCTGGACCTGCTCGGCGCCGCCCGGAGGGTGGTGTCGCCGGTCGCCGTCGGCTCCGGCGTCGTCACGGCGGCGCACGGGCCGATCCCCGTGCCCGTGCCGGCGGTGCTGGAGCTGTTCACGCAGGCCGGCGCGCCACTGGCGGAACACCGGGCCACCATGGAGCTGTGCACGCCGACCGGCGCGGCGCTGCTCTGCACGCTCGCCACCGAATGGGGAACCGTGCCCAGCTGCGTTCCGGTGGCGACCGGGACCGGGGCCGGCAGCCGGGACCCGGCCGGCCATCCGAACGTCGTGCGCGTCCTGGTGGGCACGGCGGCCGCGACCGCCGATCCGGTCACCAGCGAGATGTACCGGATAGACACCACAGTCGACGACCTGGATCCCCGGCTGTGGCCGGACGTGCTGGACGAGCTCGGCCGCGCGGGCGCCGCCGACGCCTGGTGCACGCCGGTGCTGATGCGCAAGGGCCGGCCCGGTCACGTGCTCAGCGCGCTCGTGCCGTCCGACCGGGTGGACCTGGTGTGCGAGCTGGTGTTCGAGCACACCACGAGCCTGGGCGTCCGGATATCCCCGGTACGCCGCCGCTCGCTGCGCCGCGACCAGGTCGAGGTGACCGTGGACGGCGCGGTGGTGCACGTGAAGCGCGGACTGCTGGGCGGTCGGGTGGTCACGGTCCAGCCGGAGTACGACGATGTCCGCCGCGTGGCGGCCGCAACCGGGCGCCCCGTCGCCGAGCTGCTCGACGAGGTCCGGCACACCGCCCGGGACGGCCAACGGCGTCAGTCGCCCGACCGGTAG
- the larB gene encoding nickel pincer cofactor biosynthesis protein LarB: MTISRPEGRDDGNALRLDLDRAARTGDPEVVYGEGKTPDQVVTALRALHRAHPGHPVLATRLSAETIDACRESLPAAEIDPVGRTAMLGHGPMRGRVAIVGAGTSDLPVVREAATTVRAFGAEPDEIVDVGVAGLHRLLAQRDRIAGADVVIAVAGMEAALPSVLGGLVGTPLIAVPTSVGYGWHLGGLTAWLAMLNSCAPGVLSVNVDNGFGAAVAAARIARTVADARRTDR; this comes from the coding sequence ATGACAATATCCCGGCCCGAAGGCCGCGACGACGGCAACGCGCTGCGGCTCGACCTCGACCGGGCCGCGCGGACCGGCGATCCCGAAGTCGTGTACGGCGAAGGCAAGACGCCCGACCAGGTCGTGACCGCGCTGCGCGCCCTGCACCGGGCTCATCCTGGACATCCGGTGCTGGCAACGAGGTTGTCCGCCGAGACGATCGACGCGTGCCGGGAGTCGCTGCCGGCGGCCGAGATCGACCCGGTCGGGCGGACCGCGATGCTGGGCCACGGTCCGATGCGAGGCCGGGTCGCGATCGTCGGGGCGGGCACGTCCGACCTGCCGGTGGTGCGCGAGGCGGCGACGACCGTGCGCGCGTTCGGGGCGGAGCCGGACGAGATCGTGGACGTCGGCGTCGCGGGCCTGCACCGCCTGCTGGCCCAGCGCGACCGGATCGCCGGTGCGGACGTGGTGATCGCGGTCGCCGGCATGGAGGCCGCGCTGCCCTCGGTGCTGGGCGGTCTGGTCGGCACGCCGCTGATCGCGGTGCCGACCAGCGTCGGGTACGGCTGGCACCTCGGCGGGCTCACCGCCTGGCTCGCGATGCTCAACAGCTGCGCGCCCGGCGTGCTGTCGGTCAATGTGGACAACGGGTTCGGCGCGGCGGTCGCCGCCGCCAGGATCGCCCGAACCGTCGCCGACGCGAGGAGGACCGACCGGTGA